TGGCGCACGCCGACGCGGCCAGCTCGTCGACGAGGAGCACCACGTCGATCACGACCGGCGACAGGCAGTCCGCGAGCATCGCGCGCACTCGCCTGCGCAGCGGCGCCAGCCCCTCCGGGCCGTCGAGGCGCACCGCCGTGACCGGCGTGCGCTCGTCCAGTGAGTCGGTCAAGGACCCGGACACCTCCGCTGTCTCGTCAACGGCCGCCGTCGCTACCCACGCGCGGATTCATCAAACCTTGGACGAATGAAATCACGCGGCAGGGCCGCGCGCACCACACGGACGGGCGCACTCGGCCACCCGGTCGGCGGATCGGGGCTCTACGAACGGTGGGTGTCAGGCCGGCGCGGGCGGCTCCGGGTCGGGCGGTCCGAGGGCGTCGTCGATGGCCTGTTCCACGATCGTGTCCATGGTGCCGAGGTAGGTCGCGCCGACATGGTTGTCGTCGAGGTAGACCAGCACGTTGCCGATCACCGGCGGGCAGACGGCCTCGTCGCAGTAGTAGTCGCTGAAGTCCAGGAACGACACGTTCGGGGGAACGTCGTCCAGGAACAGCCAGGGCGGCTCGTCGGCGTAGAAGTCGGCGCGCGGCGGGTTGCACTCGGGGGCGTCCGCGCCGCGCAGCTCCACGCACTCCGACGGCGCGTAGTCGTAGCGCGGGTTGTCCCGCACCGCGAGCACCGGGATCCCGGCGGCCTCGATCTTCCGCCACTGCGCGACGAACCCGGGCGGCGTCCACTCGGTCAGGCCGGCCCGCACGTCCCGGGTGGCGGTGGTGAACACGGCGTCCGGCCGCAGGTCCAGGATCTCGTCGGCGGCCGCGGCGTTCCACTCCCGGCAGGCCTGGTCGTCCGGGTCGATCTCGGACTCGGTGGAGAACGGGCACCCGCCCCGCGACATCACCACCAGCTGCCAGTTCCGCCGCTGCGCCACCGGCTCCAGCGCCGCGATGAACTGGGTGGGGTGCGAGTCACCGACGATGACCAGGGTCTTCTCCGGCGGGCCGTCCGGCGTCGTGGCACACACCAGCAGTTCGCTGCCGCGCGGCGATTCGGTGCAGTCGTCGATCCAGGCCCAGTCGCCGGGCAGCTCGACCGGCGACGGCACCGGCGCGACGTCGGCGGCGCCGCGGTAGACGAACCCGGGCGTGCGGGCCAGCGCGCCGGGGTGGTCCAGGCCACCGGCGGCGGGCGTCCCGGACCGGGCGAGCCCGGCGATCTGCCAGGCGCCCGCGGCGGCCAGCACGGGGATCATCGCCAGCACGGCGAACCGGTAGGCGCCGCGGACGGCCAGCTGCGACCGGCGCACCGGCGTCTCGACCAGGTGGTGGGTCGCCACCGCGAGCGCGAGCGACAGAGCGATGACGAACGCGCCGCCGAGCAGGCCGACCTCGGTCCGCCCGCGGTACACCAGGTAGAGCACCAGCACCGGCCAGTGCCACAGGTAGAGCGGGAAGCTGAGCCTGCCGAGCCAGGTCAGCGGGCGGGCCGTCAGCAGCCGGTCCGCGCCGGCGGGGCTGCCGGTGGCGCCGGCGAGCAGCACGAACGCCGCCGAGGCGACCGGCCACAGCGCGGCGAAGCCCGGGAACACGGTGCCGACCTGCAGCACGAGCCCGCAGGCGACGAGCCCGGCGACACCGAGCCAGCCGAGCGCGATCCGCAGCGCGCGGGGCAGCGTGACCGCGTCGATGACCAGCGCGAGCAGCCCGCCGAGCGCGAACTCCCAGATCCTGGTGAGCGCGGAGAAGTAGGCCAGCGGCTGGTTCGCCGCGGTCAGCCACACCGAGTACG
The window above is part of the Amycolatopsis thermoflava N1165 genome. Proteins encoded here:
- a CDS encoding acyltransferase family protein is translated as MTPPHPRTRSVPEKRYRPEIEGLRALACVLVVVYHVWLGRISGGVDVFFFLTGFLITGQLFRAGQRGRIDVRALWGRTITRLFPAALTVLLVVIAAAALVLPQARWFATVREVVAATLYLENWQLAANSADYFARHSDASVVQHFWSLSIQGQFYLMWPLLVAALAYAARGRLRTALTGTLLVLTAASLAYSVWLTAANQPLAYFSALTRIWEFALGGLLALVIDAVTLPRALRIALGWLGVAGLVACGLVLQVGTVFPGFAALWPVASAAFVLLAGATGSPAGADRLLTARPLTWLGRLSFPLYLWHWPVLVLYLVYRGRTEVGLLGGAFVIALSLALAVATHHLVETPVRRSQLAVRGAYRFAVLAMIPVLAAAGAWQIAGLARSGTPAAGGLDHPGALARTPGFVYRGAADVAPVPSPVELPGDWAWIDDCTESPRGSELLVCATTPDGPPEKTLVIVGDSHPTQFIAALEPVAQRRNWQLVVMSRGGCPFSTESEIDPDDQACREWNAAAADEILDLRPDAVFTTATRDVRAGLTEWTPPGFVAQWRKIEAAGIPVLAVRDNPRYDYAPSECVELRGADAPECNPPRADFYADEPPWLFLDDVPPNVSFLDFSDYYCDEAVCPPVIGNVLVYLDDNHVGATYLGTMDTIVEQAIDDALGPPDPEPPAPA